From Tiliqua scincoides isolate rTilSci1 chromosome 2, rTilSci1.hap2, whole genome shotgun sequence, the proteins below share one genomic window:
- the LOC136638796 gene encoding keratin, type II cytoskeletal 5-like produces MDGGCVVGHSILAGDLCFGTNYAASCRSQGIREISINKQLLEPLYLGVDPHDQQVKTHEKEQLKALNNQFACFINKVCSLEQQNQMLRTKWELLQKQAVPTVKKDLKPLCENYTSSLRRKLDCLLCEKNKRESQHKVMQNLIEENRCKYEDELNRRTHKENDFVLLKQQVDNAYKCQKELELKRELLKENIEFLRNFFAEEIAILDCKLYDTSVVVNMDNSRDLDMDALIQHVETWYQSIAQRSKEEVNLFYQTQIEDLQNKQFQYHENLKKNNGEITELTRVVQIMRCQVDSERKKVASLQTAIGDTEQRGDCALRDARAKHLELQNSLQNAKDKLASLLRDYHDVMNTKLALDIEIATYKKLLEGEENRICTGMPVSVGK; encoded by the exons ATGGACGGGGGATGTGTTGTGGGCCACAGCATCCTTGCAGGTGATTTATGCTTTGGCACCAATTATGCTGCCAGCTGTAGAAGCCAAGGGATCCGTGAGATTAGCATTAACAAGCAACTCTTAGAACCTCTCTATCTGGGGGTTGACCCACATGACCAACAGGTAAAAACACATGAGAAGGAGCAGCTGAAGGCCCTCAACAATCAGTTTGCATGCTTTATCAACAAG GTTTGCTCCCTGGAACAGCAGAACCAAATGCTGCGCACCAAATGGGAGCTGCTGCAAAAGCAGGCGGTTCCCACTGTGAAGAAAGACCTCAAGCCTCTCTGTGAAAATTACACCTCCAGCCTGAGAAGAAAGCTGGATTGCCTCTTGTGCGAAAAGAACAAGCGAGAAAGCCAACACAAGGTCATGCAGAACCTGATCGAGGAGAACAGGTGCAA ATATGAAGATGAACTCAACAGACGGACACATAAAGAGAATGACTTTGTCTTACTGAAGCAG caagtgGACAATGCATATAAATGTCAGAAGGAACTGGAGCTGAAGCGGGAGCTGTTGAAAGAAAATATAGAATTCTTGAGAAACTTCTTTGCAGAG GAAATTGCTATATTGGATTGTAAACTGTATGACACATCAGTGGTTGTCAACATGGACAACAGCAGAGATCTGGACATGGATGCCCTCATTCAGCACGTTGAAACCTGGTATCAGAGCATTGCACAAAGGAGCAAGGAAGAAGTGAATCTTTTTTATCAGACCCAG ATTGAGGATCTTCAGAACAAACAGTTCCAGTACCATGAGAACCTGAAAAAAAACAACGGTGAGATTACAGAGTTGACCCGGGTGGTCCAGATAATGCGGTGCCAAGTGGACAGTGAAAGGAAGAAG GTTGCTTCACTGCAAACCGCTATTGGCGACACTGAACAACGTGGCGACTGTGCCCTGAGAGATGCCCGGGCTAAGCATCTGGAGCTTCAGAATAGCCTGCAGAATGCCAAAGATAAATTGGCTTCCCTCTTGCGGGATTACCATGACGTAATGAACACGAAATTGGCCCTTGATATTGAGATTGCGACATACAAGAAGCTACTAGAGGGAGAAGAAAACAG AATCTGTACAGGAATGCCCGTGAGTGTGGGTAAGTAA